The DNA window ATTTTCCGGCCGATTAGAGTGAAAAGGAAGAGGAGCTGCTCCGAAGCAGGGAGGACTAACGGACCGATCGTGGTGATGTTCGATTTAAGGGCTTCCCCGGCAATAACCATCAGGTCTTTGGATAGATTTATCCCGACCTTCCCTTGTGGATCCTCCTGCTCGTACACGCACTTGTACGCCTTGTCGTCCGCCCCCTTGTGCGTGCGGACGACGTGGACGAGCTTATACTTGGCGAGGCTGCGATCGCGCCTCTTGTTGGACAAGAGGATGGCCGCGCCGCCCATGCGGAAGAGGCAGTTGGGGAGGAGCATGGCGCGCTCGGAGCCTTTGTAGTAGTTTGGGGTGATGATTTCTGTTGAAATGACTAGCGCGTTTGAGTTGGGGTGGATTTGGAGGAGGTCGCGGGCGAGGTCGATTGAGATTAAGCCGGCGCTGCAGCCCATGCCGGAGAGGTTGTAGCTCTTGATGTTGCTGCGGAGCTTGTATTTGTTGACGATCATGGCGGAGAGGGAGGGGGTGGGGGAGAAGAGGCTGCAGTTGACGATGAGGATATCGATTTGTTTGGGCTTGAGGCCGGTGGATTTCATGAGGGAGTCGATGGAGGAGAAGATGACGGTCTCGGCCTCGCCGCGGGCGGCGTCCATGGTGGGGGTGGGGGGGATGTAGTGGATGGCCGGGGGGAGGCAGGTCTCCTCGCCGAGCCCTGACCGCTCCAGGATGCGCATTTGGAAGTCCACGGATTTAGGGTTGTCTTTGAGGATGAGGCGGGAGTGCTCCATGAAGGTGGAGAACGGGACGCGGCAGGTCACGGGCGGCTTGTAGCACGCGTAGTCCACGAGGTAGATCGAGCGGGGCTTCGACATGAAGTAGACGGTGGCGATGAAGACGGCGAGGAATGAGGTGAAGAGGATGTGGATGGGGTCTATAGCAAAGGAATTCCACCTCGCCGGAGATGACCGGAGGATCTCTACCGCCACCGCGATGGCGGTAGGGATCAGGAGGAAAGCCAAGACATGGTTCACTAGGTATTGGTAACCTAGCTTCATGTACTTGAGCAATATGTCTGACATGgtgattttaatttgtttgtttttgagaaaaagaataaagtaaaagaaaataaaaaagaggtGGTGGTGTGAGGGAGGGAGGGGGGATTTAATAGGTGGAAATATGGAGGGAGCGAGCAATGAATGAAGGCAGGTAGGGGGATTTAATGAAGCACAACGCTCTCTTAGCTGGACTTCTATGTTGCTTTGCttgtactactatttaattactcatttttcttattttttttaattttgggttGTTCGACCCTGTTAATATGTAATACCAACCTGTAAACTGATTTTACATTTAAATATATGTCTAATATTAGAATTTTGATATCATACTAATGCATGCATGTCAATTAGATATTCATATTTTGCTTGCTATCTTTATCGAGAGTAGTAGTATCATTGATGAGGTCATTTTCAAACTAACAGATTACTGCTCATGTTTTAGCATTGTACTACTAATTAGtttttaagagcatccgcaacgcgtgccgttgcggtgccttatttcgttccggaggaacggaaccgcggcggcacgcgttgcagccgcccgtgtcgtcgccattccgtgccggtgccgtgccgggtgccgttcccgcgagacgcggcacgacacgttccgccacgcgccgaggcgacgtggcggcctcccattcgacgcgtgacgcccactcgctgccccgcgagtgggcgtcgtcacggtgacgcaataattcgattttttttaaaaaaaatcgaatttaat is part of the Salvia splendens isolate huo1 chromosome 22, SspV2, whole genome shotgun sequence genome and encodes:
- the LOC121787787 gene encoding 3-ketoacyl-CoA synthase 6-like: MSDILLKYMKLGYQYLVNHVLAFLLIPTAIAVAVEILRSSPARWNSFAIDPIHILFTSFLAVFIATVYFMSKPRSIYLVDYACYKPPVTCRVPFSTFMEHSRLILKDNPKSVDFQMRILERSGLGEETCLPPAIHYIPPTPTMDAARGEAETVIFSSIDSLMKSTGLKPKQIDILIVNCSLFSPTPSLSAMIVNKYKLRSNIKSYNLSGMGCSAGLISIDLARDLLQIHPNSNALVISTEIITPNYYKGSERAMLLPNCLFRMGGAAILLSNKRRDRSLAKYKLVHVVRTHKGADDKAYKCVYEQEDPQGKVGINLSKDLMVIAGEALKSNITTIGPLVLPASEQLLFLFTLIGRKIFNPKWKPYIPDFKQAFEHFCIHAGGRAVIDELQKNLQLSAEHVEASRMTLHRFGNTSSSSLWYELGYIEAKGRMKKGDRVWQIAFGSGFKCNSAVWKCNRTIKTTSDGPWQDCIHTYPVHIPEIVKI